Genomic DNA from bacterium:
GATTTCTGGGAGCGGGCCAAGAGCGACCAGATGATGGAAGTGTGGAAAGACCGCCTGGTGCAGAAACTGATGTCGATGTAAAGTGCCACGCGGGCGGCCACGGTGGGCCGCCCCTACTGGCGATTACCCTCGAATTGAGCCGAAAAAAATGTAGGGGAGGGTTTGAAACCCTCCCCTACGTTGTCTGCATAACCGCGCCGAGAGGTGAAAACCCCGGCCCCTATTTCAGCATCCCACCGATGATGGTGTTGAGCGCTTCCTCCTGGTCCAGGCCGCGGGCCATCAGGGTCTCGATCTCTTTCTGGTTAACTCGCCCTATCGCCGCCTCGTGGGTCACCTGGGCCCGCTCGTTCAGCACGTTGACCAGGGGCACGGCGCGGGCGCGGGCCTGGTCCTGCACGATCTCGACACAGTCCACGTGGCCGCGGCAGTCCGGGGCAGCGGCCTCCAGCTCACTCACCACCTCGCTCTCGGCCTGCTCGCGCACCGCGATCCGGCTGAGCAGAAGCCCCTTGGCGCCCGCCCCGAGCAGCTTGCTCCGCTCCCGGACCTTGATCTGGTCGGTCCCGTAGCCGTAGGCCTTGGTAATCATCTCCACCGAGCCGTTCTCCTCGACCTCGGCCGAGTAGTCCACGTCCAGCTTGCCCACCCGGCCCTTGAGCAGCGAGAAACTGAGGTTCAGGTGCGCGCCCTTGCCCACCTTGATGTCGATCCGCGGCACCACCTCTATCCCGCCGGTCAGGCCGTGGTAGTGGTGCTCATCGTAATTGAACGAGGCGTTGTCCTCCAGGACTATCGCTCCGTCCATCAGGTGCTGCACCTTGACCGCGTTGGGGAACACGCAGTGGGCCAGGATATTTATCGAGGCGCCCTCGCGGATCAGGGCGTTCATCTTTATCTGCTGGCGGCCCTCCGCGGGCAGCACCCCGAAACACAGGTGCACCGGCTTTTCCAGCTTGACTCCCGGGTCCACGCTCAGGTCGATATCCACGCCGTCCTCTGTCTGGCGGGCCTCCATGTGCAGCCCCTCCACCAGGTGGCTGCCCAGGACCTGGTTCTTGTGCACCACCAGGTGGGCTATCTTGGAATCGGCCAGGGCGCCCGGCGCTCCGCCGGCGTCCTCGTAGGTCTTGACCATCAGCTCATAATCGTTGTTCATTTTATTTTCTCCCCCGCGAAAGGGCGGCTCAGCGGAAGTGGGGACAGCAGGAGCAGCGGTTCTCGTAGTAGTCGACCACCTCGGCCGTGGGACCCACCTTGACCAGGTAGCCGTCGTCGATCAGGGCCGCCCGCGTGGCGATCTTGGCGATATCGGCGTAGTGGGTGATCAGGATCACCGAGATGCCCTGCTCCTTCATCCCCCGCACGAAATCCATGATCCGCTCCAGGGCCAGCATGTCGATACCCGAATCCGGCTCGTCCAGGATTGCCAGGCGAGGGCGCATGGCGAAAATGGAGGCCAGCTCGATCCGCTTGCGCTCCCCTCCGCTGAGGGTCTTGTCCACCTTGCGCCGGCGGTAGACCTGGGCGTCCAGCAGCACCCCTTCCAGGGCCTCGGTGATCCCGGACTGGCTTTTCTCTTTCATCCCCAGGGAAATGTACTCCGGCACTGAAATCCCCTCGAACCGCGCCGGTTCCTGCCAGGCCAGAGTCAGGCCCTTCTTCGCCCGCCGCCAGACCGGCCAGTCGGTTATATCCTCACCGTCCAGAATGATCTGGCCGCTGGTCACCTTGTAACCCTCACAACCCATCAGAGTGTAGGCCAGACTGCTTTTACCCGCCCCGTTCGGACCCAGGATACCGAAAATCTCCCGCTCGTTCACGGTGAGATTGATTTTCTGGAAGATAACCTTGTCCTTGTTCTGCAGGGTCAAATCCCTCAGCTCGAGCATACTCCCCTCACCGAACATTATTGTTGCCTGAACGAACCCCCCGGATAAGTAAACACCGGTTTGAGAAAATTGTTACAAATAGTAAAATTCCGCCGCGCCGGACGCGGCCACTCATTTATGAAAAATAATAGTTAGATATTATTGTGTGAATCTGATAACAATCTGTCATTCCGTCAAGGATACTGACAGCGCCAAAACGAACT
This window encodes:
- a CDS encoding SufD family Fe-S cluster assembly protein — protein: MNNDYELMVKTYEDAGGAPGALADSKIAHLVVHKNQVLGSHLVEGLHMEARQTEDGVDIDLSVDPGVKLEKPVHLCFGVLPAEGRQQIKMNALIREGASINILAHCVFPNAVKVQHLMDGAIVLEDNASFNYDEHHYHGLTGGIEVVPRIDIKVGKGAHLNLSFSLLKGRVGKLDVDYSAEVEENGSVEMITKAYGYGTDQIKVRERSKLLGAGAKGLLLSRIAVREQAESEVVSELEAAAPDCRGHVDCVEIVQDQARARAVPLVNVLNERAQVTHEAAIGRVNQKEIETLMARGLDQEEALNTIIGGMLK
- a CDS encoding ABC transporter ATP-binding protein — protein: MLELRDLTLQNKDKVIFQKINLTVNEREIFGILGPNGAGKSSLAYTLMGCEGYKVTSGQIILDGEDITDWPVWRRAKKGLTLAWQEPARFEGISVPEYISLGMKEKSQSGITEALEGVLLDAQVYRRRKVDKTLSGGERKRIELASIFAMRPRLAILDEPDSGIDMLALERIMDFVRGMKEQGISVILITHYADIAKIATRAALIDDGYLVKVGPTAEVVDYYENRCSCCPHFR